CCCGCGCCGCCCCGCATGGGATCGCGCGATGACCGACACACGCACCCGTGAACAGCTCGTCGCCGGGCTGGTGAAGCTCCTCACCGTCGACAAGGCCTGCGCCGATGTGTTTATCGGCCGCCCGCAGAAAGGCGGGATGGGGCGCGTGTTCGGCGGGCAGGTGCTGGCGCAGGCGCTGCAGGCCGCGCAGTTGAGCGTGCCCGAAGGCAAGCAGGCGCATTCGCTGCATGCCTATTTCCTGCGCGGCGGCAGGGAGGGTCCGCCAATCGAATACCGCATCCAGCGCGATTTCGACGGGCGCAGCTTCGCCAACCGCCGGGTGGTCGCCGTGCAGGAGAACGAGGACGGTTCCTGCACCCCGATCCTGAACCTCACCGCCAGTTTCCAGGTGCCCGAAGACGGCCTCGAACATGTCGATGCGCCGATGCCCGATGTCGCCGGGCCGGAAGAACTCAAATCCGACATGGAAATGCGCCACGAGATGGTGGAGACGATGGGCGATCGGCTGTCCGAGGCGCAGCGCACGCTCATGCTGCGCCCGCGCCCGATCGAGATGCGCACGCTCGACAAGCTGCACTGGATGAACAGCGAACCGCGCGCGCCGCGGGCGCACACATGGTTCCGCACCGCCGCACCCCTCCCCGACGATCCGGCGCTGCACCGCGCGGTCATCACCTACGCCAGCGACTACACCCTGCTCGGCACCAGCGCCTTGCCGCACGGCCTGTCGTGGATGCGCGGCGAACTGGTCGGCGCGAGCCTCGACCACGCGATCTGGTTCCACCGGGAGGCACGCGCGGACGAATGGCTGCTGTACTGCACCGACGCCCCATGGTCGGGCGGCGGACGCGGCTTCAACCGCGGAAGGATATTCAACCGCGCGGGAGACCTGGTCGCGAGCGTCGCGCAAGAAGGCATGATGCGGCGGCGAAAGGGAGTGCAGTAGGGCCCAATCGGCGCAAAGCGCCGCAAGGGCGGAGTCGAAGTCGAAGACGCAGACGTGCAAA
The Erythrobacter sp. JK5 DNA segment above includes these coding regions:
- a CDS encoding acyl-CoA thioesterase II, whose translation is MTDTRTREQLVAGLVKLLTVDKACADVFIGRPQKGGMGRVFGGQVLAQALQAAQLSVPEGKQAHSLHAYFLRGGREGPPIEYRIQRDFDGRSFANRRVVAVQENEDGSCTPILNLTASFQVPEDGLEHVDAPMPDVAGPEELKSDMEMRHEMVETMGDRLSEAQRTLMLRPRPIEMRTLDKLHWMNSEPRAPRAHTWFRTAAPLPDDPALHRAVITYASDYTLLGTSALPHGLSWMRGELVGASLDHAIWFHREARADEWLLYCTDAPWSGGGRGFNRGRIFNRAGDLVASVAQEGMMRRRKGVQ